The following proteins are encoded in a genomic region of Haloarcula marina:
- a CDS encoding serine/threonine protein kinase, which yields MPPETDDSTDPSSLVADVLTGSEVDTDRVPTLLGFLDVGDRQVRLGSAAALCVVADEHPDIVGYLAGRLADRADGETGLAAALALDYLAALDPDTVADELEGDDARPTYGVERSAPTREGQSNRDIGRTRLAGTGSDYGPRQVYTDDGEENGDSDAGGGGGEDSDSDAGRTIGQRPPANDAEWFSLVTYESRFDDFTILSPRDRGRYGDSYRTLGMADDEEYAVSLRLLRSDAASSFVEALRSQLRTWTSVSDAENVVSVYDWNTAPLPWLAAEYADETLAERSRFPPPEAAWQAEQLASALATLHERGVVHAGIDAQAVAYYGNVLTEDDRQPPMLDSVGLLHVYRQYADPSNFLDPRYAAPEYYERRFGRIDHATDIYQLGAVCYRLFTGRPPYTGSFAAVRDAVIDGPPPTPSDVADVPTAVDDIVGKAMATQKLRRYETAAHVAQELRALREPQENDAK from the coding sequence ATGCCGCCGGAGACAGACGACTCGACAGACCCCAGTTCGCTCGTCGCGGACGTGCTGACGGGGTCTGAAGTGGACACGGACCGGGTTCCCACGTTGTTGGGTTTCCTCGACGTGGGGGACCGGCAGGTCCGTCTCGGGTCGGCGGCGGCCCTCTGCGTGGTCGCCGACGAGCATCCCGACATCGTCGGATATCTCGCCGGGCGACTCGCCGACCGGGCCGACGGGGAAACCGGCCTCGCGGCGGCCCTCGCACTCGACTACCTCGCCGCCCTCGACCCGGACACCGTCGCGGACGAACTCGAAGGTGACGACGCGCGACCGACGTACGGCGTCGAGCGGTCCGCGCCGACCCGTGAGGGGCAGTCGAACCGCGATATCGGCCGGACGCGCCTCGCGGGGACGGGGTCGGACTACGGCCCCCGGCAGGTGTACACCGACGACGGTGAGGAGAACGGGGACAGTGACGCGGGAGGTGGGGGTGGGGAGGACAGCGATTCGGACGCGGGCCGGACCATCGGCCAGCGGCCGCCGGCCAACGACGCCGAGTGGTTCTCGCTGGTGACCTACGAGAGTCGCTTCGACGACTTCACTATCCTGTCGCCGCGGGACCGCGGGCGGTACGGCGACTCCTACCGCACGCTCGGGATGGCCGACGACGAGGAGTACGCGGTGTCGTTACGTCTGCTTCGCAGCGACGCGGCCTCGTCGTTCGTCGAGGCGCTCCGGTCACAGCTACGGACGTGGACCTCTGTCAGCGACGCCGAGAACGTCGTGTCGGTGTACGACTGGAACACGGCCCCCCTGCCGTGGCTCGCCGCAGAGTACGCCGACGAGACGCTCGCCGAGCGGTCCCGGTTCCCGCCGCCCGAGGCCGCGTGGCAGGCCGAGCAACTGGCGAGCGCACTCGCGACACTGCACGAACGCGGGGTCGTCCACGCGGGCATCGACGCGCAGGCCGTCGCCTACTACGGGAACGTCCTCACCGAGGACGACCGTCAGCCCCCGATGCTCGACAGCGTCGGTCTCCTGCACGTCTACCGGCAGTACGCCGACCCGTCGAACTTCCTCGACCCGCGGTACGCGGCCCCAGAGTATTACGAACGGCGCTTCGGCCGCATTGACCACGCGACGGACATCTACCAGTTGGGTGCCGTCTGCTACCGACTGTTCACGGGCCGACCACCCTACACGGGGTCGTTCGCGGCGGTCCGCGACGCCGTCATCGACGGTCCGCCGCCGACGCCCAGCGACGTGGCCGACGTGCCGACGGCCGTCGACGACATCGTCGGGAAAGCGATGGCGACGCAGAAACTCAGACGCTACGAGACGGCCGCACACGTAGCGCAAGAGCTACGTGCGCTCCGGGAACCACAGGAGAACGATGCAAAGTAG